The proteins below come from a single Podarcis muralis chromosome 8, rPodMur119.hap1.1, whole genome shotgun sequence genomic window:
- the LOC114600419 gene encoding RING finger protein 151-like isoform X1, translating into MPYLSSKELKVAYIVLSYSPHKNPVSRLEVIEKMGYDIDRFVGYVNEGLLCCICRDVLEDPLQAPCEHAFCTSCIHGWLVHHSNCPEDRQPLDLSVLRPLYRYMKNDLNQLQIHCRNRECGCEMVCSLESIDRHERECECSRVPCSNSGCPARVERRNLDSHLAVCEYRSRECPKGCGYAILSADDAQHNCVAELRTELELLRSEMICRMEEAKHEMESRLDSQRKHMVQKESLLQNQIEELKSQMSRMSSDIRTLLATERQHHQELEQAQLEKLELLELVKTLQEDCRLTRDGSKKATHVRPLTRLESMK; encoded by the exons AtgccctacctttcctccaaggagctcaaggtggcatacatagttctctccTATTCTccacacaagaaccctgtgag CAGGCTAGAGGTCATTGAGAAAATGGGATATGATATTGATCGCTTCGTAGGTTACGTGAATGAAGGTCTCCTGTGCTGCATCTGCCGAGATGTGTTGGAAGATCCCTTGCAGGCTCCTTGTGAACATGCTTTCTGCACTTCCTGCATACATGGGTGGCTTGTTCATCACAGCAACTGCCCAGAAGATCGTCAGCCGCTTGATCTGTCTGTCCTTCGACCACTTTACAG ATACATGAAGAACGATCTCAATCAACTCCAGATTCACTGCAGGAACAGAGAGTGTGGCTGTGAAATGGTGTGTTCACTGGAATCCATTGACCGACATGAACGCGAGTGTGAATGCAGCCGGGTCCCCTGTTCAAATAGCG GTTGCCCAGCTCGGGTTGAAAGACGTAACCTAGACAGCCACTTGGCAGTGTGCGAATACAGGAGCCGCGAGTGCCCCAAAGGCTGTGGGTATGCCATCCTCAGTGCTGATGATGCGCAACATAACTGTGTGGCAGAGCTGAGAACGGAACTAGAACTGCTCAG gtcaGAGATGATCTGCCGGATGGAAGAGGCAAAACATGAGATGGAATCTCGACTAGATTCTCAAAGGAAGCATATGGTGCAAAAGGAGAGTCTTTTGCAAAATCAGATTGAAGAGCTAAAG AGCCAGATGTCCAGGATGTCGTCTGACATACGTACCCTGCTGGCAACAGAGAGGCAGCATCACCAAGAACTGGAGCAGGCACAGCTTGAAAAGCTAGAATTACTGGAGTTAGTGAAGACTCTCCAGGAAGACTGTCGGTTGACTAGGGATGGAAGCAAGAAAGCAACACATGTTCGACCTCTGACCCGACTGGAAAGCATGAAGTGA
- the LOC114600419 gene encoding RING finger protein 151-like isoform X2, producing the protein MGYDIDRFVGYVNEGLLCCICRDVLEDPLQAPCEHAFCTSCIHGWLVHHSNCPEDRQPLDLSVLRPLYRYMKNDLNQLQIHCRNRECGCEMVCSLESIDRHERECECSRVPCSNSGCPARVERRNLDSHLAVCEYRSRECPKGCGYAILSADDAQHNCVAELRTELELLRSEMICRMEEAKHEMESRLDSQRKHMVQKESLLQNQIEELKSQMSRMSSDIRTLLATERQHHQELEQAQLEKLELLELVKTLQEDCRLTRDGSKKATHVRPLTRLESMK; encoded by the exons ATGGGATATGATATTGATCGCTTCGTAGGTTACGTGAATGAAGGTCTCCTGTGCTGCATCTGCCGAGATGTGTTGGAAGATCCCTTGCAGGCTCCTTGTGAACATGCTTTCTGCACTTCCTGCATACATGGGTGGCTTGTTCATCACAGCAACTGCCCAGAAGATCGTCAGCCGCTTGATCTGTCTGTCCTTCGACCACTTTACAG ATACATGAAGAACGATCTCAATCAACTCCAGATTCACTGCAGGAACAGAGAGTGTGGCTGTGAAATGGTGTGTTCACTGGAATCCATTGACCGACATGAACGCGAGTGTGAATGCAGCCGGGTCCCCTGTTCAAATAGCG GTTGCCCAGCTCGGGTTGAAAGACGTAACCTAGACAGCCACTTGGCAGTGTGCGAATACAGGAGCCGCGAGTGCCCCAAAGGCTGTGGGTATGCCATCCTCAGTGCTGATGATGCGCAACATAACTGTGTGGCAGAGCTGAGAACGGAACTAGAACTGCTCAG gtcaGAGATGATCTGCCGGATGGAAGAGGCAAAACATGAGATGGAATCTCGACTAGATTCTCAAAGGAAGCATATGGTGCAAAAGGAGAGTCTTTTGCAAAATCAGATTGAAGAGCTAAAG AGCCAGATGTCCAGGATGTCGTCTGACATACGTACCCTGCTGGCAACAGAGAGGCAGCATCACCAAGAACTGGAGCAGGCACAGCTTGAAAAGCTAGAATTACTGGAGTTAGTGAAGACTCTCCAGGAAGACTGTCGGTTGACTAGGGATGGAAGCAAGAAAGCAACACATGTTCGACCTCTGACCCGACTGGAAAGCATGAAGTGA